In Moorella sp. Hama-1, a single genomic region encodes these proteins:
- a CDS encoding DUF5131 family protein, with amino-acid sequence MATNSKIEWTEATWNPVTGCTKISNGCKHCYAYTIARRLQAMGNPRYKNGFNLTLHADLIDLPLKWKTPKKIFVNSMSDLFHEEVPFQFIERVFYTMRKANWHIFQILTKRSRRLREMAPFLPWPDNVWAGVTVEDQSAIYRINDLRSVPASVRFISFEPLLSPLEGLNLDGIHWAIVGGESGPGARPMETQWVRDIHNKCSTQNVSFFFKQWGGVQKHKNGRVLDNQTWDEYPEHQYAFAGARYHGRISGR; translated from the coding sequence ATGGCAACTAACTCAAAAATTGAATGGACAGAAGCAACCTGGAATCCAGTTACTGGATGTACTAAAATCTCAAACGGGTGCAAGCACTGTTATGCTTATACAATAGCAAGGCGGCTTCAGGCAATGGGTAACCCCCGTTACAAAAATGGTTTTAATCTAACGCTACATGCCGACCTTATTGATTTACCTCTTAAGTGGAAGACACCTAAAAAAATCTTCGTTAATTCAATGTCCGATTTATTTCATGAAGAAGTTCCTTTTCAATTCATTGAACGGGTTTTCTATACAATGAGGAAAGCAAACTGGCATATCTTTCAGATCCTTACAAAGCGGTCCAGACGGCTTCGCGAAATGGCACCATTTTTACCATGGCCTGATAATGTATGGGCCGGAGTAACAGTAGAGGATCAATCTGCAATATACCGAATTAATGATCTGAGATCAGTCCCCGCCAGCGTTCGTTTCATATCCTTTGAGCCACTATTAAGCCCTTTAGAAGGCCTTAACCTTGACGGTATACACTGGGCAATAGTAGGTGGTGAGTCAGGCCCTGGGGCACGTCCGATGGAAACGCAATGGGTTAGAGATATACATAATAAGTGTAGCACCCAAAATGTATCTTTTTTCTTTAAACAGTGGGGAGGAGTCCAAAAACACAAAAATGGGCGTGTTCTGGATAACCAAACATGGGATGAATATCCCGAGCATCAATACGCTTTTGCTGGGGCTCGTTACCATGGCCGGATATCTGGCCGGTGA